In Nicotiana tabacum cultivar K326 chromosome 17, ASM71507v2, whole genome shotgun sequence, one DNA window encodes the following:
- the LOC107791408 gene encoding xyloglucan O-acetyltransferase 3: MELCSVQARKNVQNYILRGEKFLNLGSPGFLLFYSIFLTMLFSFYMFHFSISPIVNFTTNSKEEDAARPNNSLHMIQPQLLIDNNTSDCDLFNGSWVRDQQKSSLYYTNFSCPTIPYSKNCLLNGRPDEDFMHWRWKPDQCMLPRFNANTFLTFVKGKTMAFIGDSLARNHMESLLCLLSSEETPTDIYKDAEDKFRTWIFPRHNFTLMVLRTEFLVFATERVINGSFTGGFDLHLDKINGNWTQHLPNVDYAIFSDGHWFLRPNYLYENDNLIGCVYCGEAGVQDLGPGYAIRRAFQAAFKYINDCEECSGIVVLLRTFSAGQFENGAWNEGGFCNRTRPFAREEVKIGDQDWEFRNIQIEEVERARKDGKKMGNNFEIMDVTRAMLMRADGHPGAYWGNKWMKGYSDCIHWCLPGPIDTWNDFLLEIIRRKFLT; the protein is encoded by the exons ATGGAATTGTGTTCTGTACAGGCACGAAAGAATGTTCAGAACTACATTTTAAGGGGGGAGAAGTTTTTAAACTTGGGAAGCCCAGGTTTCTTGTTGTTCTATTCAATCTTTTTAACCATGCTTTTCAGCTTCTACATGTTTCATTTTTCCATCAGCCCCATCGTCAACTTCACAACAAACAGCAAAGAAGAAGATGCAGCTCGTCCTAATAATTCCTTACACATGATTCAACCTCAACTACTAATTG ATAATAACACGTCAGATTGTGACTTGTTTAATGGTAGCTGGGTTCGGGATCAGCAGAAGAGTTCTTTGTATTATACAAACTTCAGCTGTCCGACAATCCCTTATTCGAAAAACTGTTTGTTGAACGGAAGACCAGATGAAGATTTCATGCACTGGAGATGGAAACCAGACCAATGTATGCTCCCCCGTTTCAACGCTAACACATTTTTAACATTTGTAAAAGGAAAGACAATGGCATTCATTGGTGATTCGCTCGCAAGGAACCATATGGAGTCCCTTCTCTGCCTTTTATCTTCG GAAGAAACTCCAACAGACATTTACAAGGATGCAGAAGACAAATTCAGAACATGGATATTTCCTCGTCACAACTTCACTCTTATGGTCCTCCGCACAGAATTCCTTGTCTTTGCCACTGAGAGAGTAATCAACGGCTCATTCACGGGCGGCTTTGACTTACATTTGGACAAAATAAATGGAAATTGGACCCAACATTTACCCAACGTAGATTATGCTATTTTCTCAGATGGGCACTGGTTCCTTCGGCCCAATTACCTTTATGAAAATGACAATCTTATTGGATGTGTTTATTGTGGGGAAGCAGGAGTCCAAGATCTTGGCCCAGGATATGCTATTCGAAGAGCATTTCAAGCTGCTTTCAAGTACATAAATGATTGTGAGGAATGCTCAG GTATTGTTGTACTTTTGAGAACATTTTCGGCGGGTCAATTTGAGAATGGAGCATGGAATGAAGGAGGTTTTTGCAATAGAACAAGACCATTTGCAAGAGAAGAAGTTAAAATTGGTGATCAAGATTGGGAGTTTAGAAACATTCAAATTGAAGAAGTTGAAAGAGCAAGAAAAGATGGGAAGAAAATGGGGAACAATTTCGAGATAATGGATGTGACTAGAGCCATGTTAATGAGAGCAGATGGACATCCCGGAGCATATTGGGGTAATAAATGGATGAAGGGCTACAGCGACTGCATCCATTGGTGCTTGCCAGGACCCATTGATACATGGAATGATTTTTTATTAGAGATTATAaggaggaaatttttgacttaa